The Roseovarius sp. EL26 genome has a window encoding:
- a CDS encoding DUF3772 domain-containing protein has product MTRLLSIFCLLLGLSLGGMAWAQDDVTTPDYQAWQKAAGIAEQAIEAEKISTAAFEELRDEMAVWRDEFRADGSINSNAIAIVRDQISALGPAPEDGNEDAETAHQRQTLNLRLSELEAPVKTAELAFRRADGMISGIDDLIRERRKQEFLTLGPSPLNPIHWEATLREIGATLATVRSEVVTALRHPKQIEDTLGFTPVAIVLALIGLLLLTRGRGWGQTLTDRVLGTTPIAARRALGFAVSLSSMALPLTGVYILIQGVYISGLVGLHGDFMLRAVIPSMAVYLFARWLTLRVFSPREQSEPILRLTSTQRKTGRRCGDFLGAIAGLYLFLMDVAQIGGWTAATTNVVLYPLIVMAGLLLFKLGQLVLIHSRLRDNECGETSYRARLSNLSARAIMALAIAPPILGGIGYFAAAQGLLLPTLLSLQILGALLVVQRLVGQIYVMLTGGRSSASDSLILVVINFCLALLTLPVLALGWGARWATLTELWSKLSEGVTLGETRVSPTAFFTLIIVFAIGYIATRLIQGALKTTVLPKTRLDIGGQSAIVSGMGYVGIFFAALAAIVSAGINLSSIAIVAGALSVGIGFGLQTIVSNFVSGIILLIERPISEGDWIEVGGNMGYVRDISVRATRIETFDRFDVIVPNSDLVSGTVTNYTRGNTIGRVIVPVGVAYGNDTRRIEKILLEIGEAHPMVLADPAPYVVFQGFDDSSLNFEIRAILRDVNWVLNVKSDMNHEIARRFAAEGIEIPFPQRDIWVRSSDQSSALSAGSKPGAQQTASADNTTQATSYVSQSDLDGDADAGGDGGGGGGDGGR; this is encoded by the coding sequence GTGACACGCCTGCTATCGATCTTCTGCCTGCTGCTGGGGCTAAGCCTTGGCGGTATGGCTTGGGCGCAGGATGATGTAACGACGCCAGATTATCAGGCGTGGCAAAAAGCGGCGGGCATTGCAGAGCAGGCGATTGAGGCTGAAAAGATATCGACAGCAGCATTTGAAGAGCTGCGCGATGAAATGGCGGTTTGGCGCGATGAGTTTCGTGCTGACGGATCAATCAACAGTAATGCCATCGCGATTGTACGCGATCAAATCTCTGCGCTGGGTCCGGCACCTGAAGATGGCAATGAAGATGCTGAAACGGCGCATCAACGACAAACGCTGAATCTGCGCCTGTCAGAATTGGAGGCCCCGGTTAAAACGGCAGAATTGGCATTTCGCCGGGCAGATGGGATGATCAGCGGGATTGATGACCTGATCAGAGAGCGACGCAAGCAAGAGTTCCTTACGTTAGGGCCATCCCCGCTAAACCCGATCCACTGGGAAGCCACCCTGCGCGAGATTGGCGCGACGCTCGCAACCGTCCGGTCTGAGGTGGTGACTGCTTTGCGTCATCCCAAACAGATCGAGGATACCCTTGGATTTACGCCGGTCGCCATCGTTCTGGCGCTGATTGGTTTACTGTTATTGACGCGTGGTCGCGGGTGGGGGCAAACCCTGACAGACCGTGTTCTGGGCACAACCCCCATAGCGGCTCGTCGGGCCCTTGGTTTTGCCGTATCCCTGAGCAGTATGGCGCTGCCACTGACTGGCGTTTATATCCTGATACAGGGTGTCTATATCAGCGGTCTGGTTGGGCTGCACGGCGACTTTATGTTGCGCGCAGTTATACCTTCGATGGCGGTGTATCTTTTTGCGCGCTGGCTGACACTGCGAGTGTTTTCCCCGCGCGAGCAGAGTGAACCTATTCTGCGATTGACCTCAACCCAGCGGAAAACCGGACGCAGGTGTGGTGATTTTCTGGGCGCGATCGCCGGTCTTTACCTTTTCTTGATGGATGTTGCTCAAATCGGTGGATGGACTGCAGCCACAACCAATGTGGTTCTTTACCCGCTGATTGTGATGGCGGGCCTACTCTTGTTCAAACTGGGACAGCTAGTGCTGATTCACAGCCGTCTTCGTGACAATGAATGCGGTGAAACCAGCTATCGGGCACGGCTGTCAAACCTCTCTGCGCGGGCGATTATGGCGCTGGCAATTGCGCCGCCTATACTGGGCGGTATCGGCTATTTCGCTGCGGCACAGGGATTGTTGCTACCAACGTTACTTTCGCTGCAAATCTTAGGTGCGTTGCTGGTGGTGCAGCGGCTGGTTGGGCAGATCTATGTGATGCTAACGGGCGGGCGCAGCAGCGCCTCGGATTCGCTGATCTTGGTGGTGATAAACTTCTGTCTTGCACTTTTGACACTCCCGGTTCTTGCCTTGGGTTGGGGCGCTCGCTGGGCTACGTTGACCGAATTGTGGAGCAAACTCAGCGAGGGCGTCACATTAGGTGAAACCCGAGTTTCGCCCACGGCCTTTTTCACGCTGATTATTGTGTTTGCTATCGGATATATTGCGACACGTCTTATTCAGGGGGCGTTGAAAACCACAGTCCTGCCCAAAACCCGGCTCGATATCGGCGGGCAAAGCGCGATCGTTTCCGGTATGGGCTATGTCGGGATCTTTTTCGCGGCTTTGGCCGCAATTGTTTCGGCAGGTATCAATCTTAGCTCAATCGCCATTGTCGCCGGGGCGCTGTCTGTCGGGATCGGTTTTGGCCTTCAGACTATCGTATCGAATTTTGTGTCTGGTATCATCCTTTTGATTGAACGCCCTATATCTGAGGGCGACTGGATCGAAGTTGGTGGCAACATGGGATACGTGCGTGACATCAGCGTGCGTGCCACTCGGATTGAAACGTTTGACCGCTTTGACGTAATCGTACCGAACTCAGATCTGGTCAGTGGCACCGTCACCAACTACACCCGTGGCAATACCATTGGCCGGGTGATCGTGCCGGTAGGCGTAGCCTACGGCAATGACACGCGTCGGATCGAAAAGATCTTGCTGGAAATCGGCGAGGCTCATCCGATGGTTTTGGCTGATCCCGCACCCTATGTGGTGTTTCAGGGGTTTGATGACAGTTCGCTGAATTTTGAGATCCGAGCGATCTTGCGTGATGTGAACTGGGTCCTGAATGTCAAATCCGACATGAATCACGAAATCGCCCGCCGCTTTGCTGCGGAAGGTATTGAGATCCCATTCCCACAGCGCGATATCTGGGTGCGCAGTTCTGATCAGTCTAGTGCATTGAGCGCTGGGTCGAAGCCAGGGGCGCAACAGACCGCCAGTGCCGACAATACCACACAGGCGACCAGCTACGTGTCACAGTCTGACCTTGATGGTGATGCTGATGCTGGCGGAGACGGAGGCGGCGGAGGTGGTGACGGCGGCCGTTAA
- a CDS encoding cysteine synthase A, translated as MQVHKDLAAAIGNTPLIRLHRASEATGCEILGKAEFMNPGQSVKDRAALFIIRDAIARGDLRPGGTIVEGTAGNTGIGLALVGASLGFKTVIVIPETQSQEKKDMIRLAGAELVQVPAAPYSNPNNYVRYSGRLAEKLAETEENGAIWANQFDNVANRQAHIETTGPEIWNQTGGKVDGFVSAIGSGGTLAGVGEALQPKGVKAALADPMGSGMYTIYRDGKAASEGSSITEGIGQGRVTANLEGFTPDMLFQIPDEEALPVVYDLLEHEGLCLGGSSGINIAGAMRMAREMGPGHTIVTMLCDYGTRYQSKMFNPEFLREKKLPVPSWLSQAPESIPGVFIE; from the coding sequence ATGCAAGTACACAAGGATCTGGCCGCCGCCATCGGCAATACCCCTCTTATCCGGTTGCACCGGGCCAGCGAAGCCACAGGTTGTGAGATCCTTGGTAAAGCTGAATTTATGAACCCTGGTCAATCGGTCAAAGACCGTGCCGCGCTGTTCATCATCCGAGATGCCATTGCACGTGGCGATTTGCGTCCGGGCGGCACAATTGTTGAAGGCACCGCTGGCAATACTGGTATCGGCTTGGCGCTAGTCGGGGCCTCACTTGGGTTTAAAACCGTGATTGTCATCCCAGAAACCCAAAGTCAGGAAAAGAAGGACATGATCCGGTTGGCCGGGGCTGAATTGGTGCAGGTGCCCGCCGCGCCTTACAGCAACCCCAACAATTATGTACGCTATTCCGGGCGTTTGGCTGAAAAACTGGCCGAGACTGAGGAAAACGGTGCGATTTGGGCCAATCAGTTCGACAACGTTGCGAACCGTCAGGCACATATTGAAACCACTGGCCCAGAAATTTGGAACCAGACCGGTGGTAAGGTTGACGGCTTTGTTAGTGCCATCGGGTCTGGTGGTACGTTGGCCGGGGTTGGCGAAGCGTTGCAGCCCAAAGGCGTCAAGGCGGCGCTTGCTGATCCTATGGGGTCAGGCATGTACACGATCTATCGCGATGGCAAGGCCGCGTCAGAGGGCAGTTCGATCACCGAAGGTATCGGGCAGGGGCGGGTCACTGCCAACCTCGAGGGCTTTACACCAGATATGTTGTTTCAGATCCCGGATGAAGAGGCGCTGCCAGTGGTCTATGACCTACTGGAACACGAGGGCCTGTGCCTTGGTGGATCATCAGGCATTAACATCGCCGGTGCCATGCGCATGGCACGTGAAATGGGCCCGGGACATACGATTGTAACCATGCTGTGTGATTACGGTACACGGTATCAATCCAAGATGTTCAATCCTGAATTCCTGCGCGAGAAAAAACTGCCTGTCCCAAGTTGGTTGTCGCAGGCACCTGAATCCATCCCCGGAGTGTTCATCGAGTGA
- a CDS encoding NUDIX domain-containing protein — protein MRYFLYKAMAYDPLLRIVLGRDCAVDVETSSFENTALIDDPACFPCLVAKDGGKVDGILFTPENEIEIERLTYFAACLGVYPLQTQDGKVTTFWRDKYQPHQEASNSPHGWSVTWGAIALEVTQEIMAYHERRSANAVNAGLQMILSRAHARVEASKGVPANLRSLMQYDQIEVVQQDSPHAGFFVTRDFQLRHPTFSGGQSPVVRREVFVATDAAIVLPYDPVKDRVLLVEQFRMGPYGRGDIRPWMLEPVAGRVDPGETPEATASRECEEEAGLKLIALEKISSHYCSPGCSTEYFHLFLGVCDLPDLNTGQGGLETEHEDIRTHVLPFEAAMDLLTTGEADNGPLVLSLLWLARERERLRSAA, from the coding sequence ATGCGATATTTTCTATATAAAGCAATGGCCTATGATCCATTGTTGCGGATTGTGTTGGGGCGTGATTGTGCAGTGGATGTCGAGACGTCATCCTTTGAAAACACGGCACTTATCGACGACCCGGCCTGTTTCCCATGTCTTGTTGCCAAAGATGGCGGCAAAGTGGATGGCATCTTGTTCACACCCGAGAACGAGATCGAGATTGAACGCCTGACATATTTTGCGGCCTGTTTAGGGGTATATCCTCTGCAAACGCAGGACGGCAAGGTGACCACCTTTTGGCGTGACAAGTATCAACCACATCAGGAAGCGAGTAATTCGCCTCATGGCTGGTCCGTGACATGGGGTGCAATTGCGCTGGAGGTCACGCAGGAAATCATGGCCTACCATGAGCGCAGATCTGCGAACGCAGTCAATGCCGGGTTGCAGATGATCTTATCACGGGCCCATGCCCGGGTTGAGGCCTCAAAAGGTGTGCCTGCAAATTTGCGCAGCCTGATGCAATACGACCAAATTGAAGTTGTGCAACAAGACAGCCCGCATGCGGGGTTTTTTGTTACGCGCGATTTCCAGCTTCGTCATCCGACGTTTTCTGGCGGGCAAAGCCCGGTGGTCCGGCGTGAGGTTTTTGTAGCTACGGATGCGGCAATTGTTCTGCCCTATGATCCGGTGAAGGATCGTGTGCTACTGGTCGAGCAGTTTCGCATGGGACCTTATGGGCGCGGCGATATTCGGCCCTGGATGCTGGAGCCAGTCGCAGGCCGGGTTGATCCGGGGGAAACGCCCGAGGCTACCGCGAGCCGTGAATGCGAGGAAGAGGCAGGCTTGAAGCTTATAGCGCTGGAAAAGATCTCCAGTCACTATTGTTCTCCGGGGTGTTCGACCGAATATTTCCACCTCTTTTTAGGTGTTTGTGATCTGCCTGATCTAAATACTGGGCAGGGCGGTCTAGAGACTGAGCACGAAGACATTCGTACCCATGTTCTACCCTTTGAAGCGGCCATGGATCTTTTGACCACGGGCGAGGCAGATAACGGTCCTTTAGTCCTTTCTTTGCTGTGGCTCGCGCGTGAGCGTGAAAGGTTGCGATCCGCTGCTTGA
- a CDS encoding TrgA family protein, producing MPLTDHMPTGARLVVGVCFAAVGWHASQMIRPLMTEGTDFGWFNEVNVVLGLICGWVVTGSRLGRGYPEGISAGLTGMGALVFWALFLQSFNEMLKLALERRYDGPVEALIAVFEIGIDYGLQALYIPLIGFLLGASFLIGLIGEWCARRW from the coding sequence ATGCCGTTGACCGATCATATGCCCACCGGGGCCCGACTGGTTGTAGGAGTATGCTTTGCTGCAGTAGGTTGGCATGCGTCGCAAATGATCAGACCGTTAATGACTGAGGGGACGGATTTTGGTTGGTTCAATGAGGTCAATGTCGTGCTGGGACTGATCTGTGGTTGGGTTGTGACCGGATCTCGCCTAGGACGTGGCTATCCCGAAGGGATCAGTGCCGGGCTGACTGGCATGGGGGCATTGGTGTTCTGGGCACTGTTCCTGCAAAGCTTCAATGAGATGCTCAAACTGGCGCTGGAGCGCCGCTATGACGGTCCGGTTGAAGCATTGATAGCTGTGTTTGAGATTGGCATAGATTACGGTTTGCAGGCCTTATACATACCATTGATCGGCTTTCTGCTGGGGGCATCTTTCTTAATCGGCTTGATCGGTGAATGGTGCGCGCGGCGCTGGTAG
- a CDS encoding aminotransferase class V-fold PLP-dependent enzyme has product MNNLDVEFVRAQFPSFAEPTLQGQAFFENAGGSYTCAPVIERLDRYYRQRKVQPYAPYEASRLAGEEMDEARSRLAALFGVATDEVSFGPSTTQNTYVLAQAFRQWMTKGQAIIVTDQDHEANSGPWRRLADDGIEIREWKINPESGLLELQDLENLLDENVRLVCFPHCSNIVGAINPIVEITSAAHAAGAFVCVDGVSYAPHGFPDIGGLGPDIYLFSAYKTFGPHQGVMVIRRELGSLLPNQGHWFNGDTLYKKFTPAGPDHAQVAACAGMVDYYDALASHHGITGDGPARCRGVHDLMRTHETQLLQPLLDALKDRNSVRLIGPDLAAAKAPTVAVALNRPGVEAAQDLSRHGIMAGGGDFYGSRPLQSMGIDMERGVLRLSFVHYTTKAEVDQLINALDDVL; this is encoded by the coding sequence ATGAATAATCTGGATGTTGAATTTGTAAGGGCACAATTCCCCTCGTTTGCTGAGCCAACCCTTCAAGGTCAGGCGTTTTTTGAAAATGCGGGCGGGTCATACACCTGTGCGCCGGTTATTGAGCGTTTAGATCGCTACTATAGACAACGCAAAGTCCAACCCTATGCACCTTATGAAGCCTCTCGCCTTGCAGGGGAGGAAATGGACGAAGCCCGTAGTCGTTTAGCCGCGCTTTTTGGTGTGGCGACGGACGAAGTTAGCTTTGGGCCATCAACCACACAGAACACCTATGTTTTGGCGCAGGCTTTTCGCCAGTGGATGACAAAGGGGCAGGCAATTATCGTTACCGATCAGGATCACGAGGCCAATTCTGGCCCATGGCGTCGGCTGGCAGATGACGGCATTGAAATTCGCGAATGGAAGATAAACCCAGAGTCTGGCTTGCTAGAGCTGCAAGATCTTGAAAACCTACTGGATGAAAACGTGCGTCTTGTCTGTTTTCCGCATTGCTCCAATATCGTGGGTGCGATCAACCCGATTGTCGAAATTACATCGGCAGCCCATGCTGCCGGGGCCTTTGTCTGTGTTGATGGCGTTAGCTATGCGCCGCATGGGTTTCCTGATATCGGAGGCTTGGGTCCCGATATCTATTTGTTTTCAGCATATAAAACCTTTGGTCCACATCAGGGTGTGATGGTGATCCGTCGCGAATTGGGCAGCCTGTTGCCCAATCAGGGCCATTGGTTCAATGGCGATACGCTCTACAAAAAGTTCACTCCAGCGGGACCTGATCACGCACAAGTCGCTGCCTGTGCCGGTATGGTGGACTACTACGATGCGCTGGCCAGCCATCATGGCATCACGGGTGACGGACCGGCGCGTTGTCGCGGGGTGCACGATTTGATGCGGACACATGAAACACAATTGCTTCAACCACTTCTGGATGCCTTGAAAGATCGAAACTCTGTTCGTCTGATCGGGCCCGACCTTGCTGCAGCAAAAGCCCCAACCGTTGCTGTTGCCCTTAACCGACCGGGGGTCGAGGCAGCGCAGGACCTTTCGCGCCATGGAATCATGGCGGGAGGCGGTGATTTCTACGGCTCACGTCCGTTGCAGTCGATGGGGATCGATATGGAGCGGGGGGTCTTGCGGTTGAGTTTCGTGCATTACACCACCAAAGCTGAAGTTGATCAGTTGATAAACGCGCTGGATGATGTGCTCTGA